One stretch of Anolis carolinensis isolate JA03-04 chromosome 3, rAnoCar3.1.pri, whole genome shotgun sequence DNA includes these proteins:
- the pask gene encoding PAS domain-containing serine/threonine-protein kinase isoform X1: MSAKEGPSSKEASLGSSVTQSLPGVCEELSKTFPWTSKKRKSGLSKLCKKKTSLTENGWNSYCLSSLAARNICTSKLHNSWTQLKSTSLSCSICNASSCSLLNVLALGESTQALPTSIRNPNKAIFTVDVRTTEILVANDKACKLLGYSTQEVIGQKLSQMISKSSWDIMEALKEEHADAEEHENVIPGIVVDVISRSSEKIPVSVWTRRIKTPQNKYCVVVLEPVERLSATVFFTSNGEIVSCDPLFAHLHGYAASEDVIGHYITDLIPSIQIPTPGKKIPQNIKIQRSVGRAREGTTFPLSLKLKVNLPDQDSILVRDNDEPEVEADISENNTPSFPVNCSFCATIWVFTTINGLITVQADGTIYGISNTFSLMLFGYEKKELLGQNITFLIPGFYKYMDKAGNSSLQLRRSRGSSDAENESKFKQTRMDGCGTVEINEGITPYTAGDMSSLGLQEQELTGSDEGQFHTGNGTQQGNGGSLLSFLSPPPQASTPVNGRDSTVSMNVSVADQILSSERVSEGVSTDHQATKPVNSQQCEISSPNKSQSELYALESRAEQQEKDFVGKSCGLLQGEEEEEEGDTIDTHSFCFPYEMMESVPIIKSDGAELQNREERQLDGEFNLPSLVLPHAEVSTSLNREDTADSHVLDPDVVFPSENLEDGHFTETAKPISSQENEACFPQQLHMEPSVLEDETKVQERVLSRNSADFLQKEGEDSLSDKHASGLLPETLKCQYTPTSNGKNGSLLDDETLAMNILDDFGHEISVPCDAVHVSFGTPTLDEPMYNTVCHLQETHGPLESRARNGGLGNVPLENLSSDLPAFLYEERSSNSPVSMGLLSPCDDLAVVEGKTTDVTDSLCCDLKDLGIRSGEVCSATPELTQLSLNEEDHGQFLNQTNNTSASNQIDLLLKGESPTGCQRNLLASKHSGLSSLDVARNCSSGSGESTGRHLEIHSPGNEERSQEEFMALKQVTSTPVKVLSPGISLNNEIHEGSYSGNCYHRDGSRLSILFEVKRVELQDPAALFCIWVMRDHFQSQKEAAAKTHLLLSRLASSSHTVVDVSAVNLAELIKTTPLFENSRRVEELEKLKACEGEYEKKYDTLGLIGKGAFGFVWTAKCRKDQKEVVVKFIWKERVLDYCWVEDPELGTITQEILILRKLQHPNIIKVLDVFENRQFFQLVMEKHGSGLDLFTFIDNQPNLDEPLASYIFRQLVSAVAYLRCQNILHRDIKDENIIIAEDFTIKLIDFGSAAYLEPGKLFYTFCGTIEYCSPEVLSGNPYLGPELEMWSLGITLYTIIFGENPFCELEETMDPVLRPPYSVSDGLMDLLSGLLQPFPEDRTTLEVVVKHPWVTQCVNLANYTWEEVFASVKSEGGRFKIFSTVCSHGGIWAAPSIESEQSFNDDLYNFEQPNPPPTRIGTSLEQEPSTSLQCQD, from the exons ATGTCAGCCAAGGAGGGTCCCTCTTCCAAGGAGGCCTCATTGGGGTCTTCGGTGACCCAGAGCCTCCCTGGCGTCTGCGAAGAGCTGAGCAAGACCTTTCCGTGGACTAGCAAGAAGAGGAAGAGCGGCCTCTCCAAGCTTTGCAAGAAGAAAACATCTCTGACAG AAAATGGATGGAATTCTTATTGCTTGTCTTCGTTGGCAGCTCGGAACATCTGTACCAGCAAACTTCACAACTCTTGGACTCAGTTGAAATCCACTTCTCTCTCTTGTTCGATATGCAATGCCTCTTCTTGTTCCCTCTTAAATGTCCTGGCCTTGGGAGAATCTACTCAGGCCCTGCCGACTTCTATTCGTAATCCAAACAAAGCCATCTTTACTGTGGATGTCAGAACAACTGAG atTCTAGTTGCAAATGACAAAGCTTGCAAGCTTCTTGGTTATAGTACCCAGGAAGTGATTGGCCAGAAATTATCTCAGAtgatttcaaaatccagttgggATATTATGGAAGCACTAAAGGAAGAACATGCTGATGCTGAAGAACATGAAAACGTAATTCCTGGAATAGTG GTAGACGTTATTTCCCGGAGCAGTGAGAAGATCCCAGTCTCTGTTTGGACCAGAAGAATTAAAACACCTCAAAATAAATACTGTGTGGTTGTTCTGGAGCCGGTGGAAAGACTTTCTGCCACTGTTTTTTTCACAAGCAAT GGAGAGATTGTTTCCTGTGACCCACTTTTTGCTCATCTTCATGGTTATGCTGCCTCGGAAGATGTGATTGGTCATTACATAACAGACCTGATTCCTTCTATTCAAATCCCTACTCCTGGCAAAAAAATACCCCAG AATATCAAGATTCAGAGATCTGTTGGCCGAGCGAGGGAAGGGACAACATTCCCGCTCAGCCTAAAGCTGAAAGTGAACTTGCCTGATCAAGATAGTATCCTAGTACGAGATAACGATGAGCCAGAAGTTGAGGCTGACATTTCAGAAAACAATACACCATCCTTCCCCGTGAATTGTTCTTTCTGTGCCACCATCTGGGTGTTTACAACCATCAATGGATTGATAACTGTTCAGGCCGATGGTACAATTTATGGAATCAGCAACACATTTTCTCTAATGCTGTTTGGTTATGAGAAAAAAGAGCTACTGGGACAG AACATCACATTTTTGATTCCTGGGTTTTATAAGTATATGGACAAAGCTGGGAATTCCTCTCTGCAGCTCCGGAGGTCTAGAGGAAGTTCTGATGCAGAAAATGAGAGCAAATTTAAACAGACCCGGATGGATGGCTGTGGTACAGTGGAAATTAATGAAG GAATCACACCATACACTGCTGGTGATATGTCTTCGTTGGGCCTGCAAGAACAGGAATTAACTGGGAGCGATGAAGGACAGTTCCATACTGGGAATGGTACCCAGCAGGGAAATGGTGGcagtttgctttcttttttgtcACCTCCACCACAAGCATCCACACCAGTTAATGG TAGAGACTCCACAGTTAGCATGAATGTATCTGTTGCTGATCAAATTCTGTCTTCTGAGAGAGTATCTGAAGGAGTCAGCACCGACCATCAGGCAACAAAGCCAGTTAATTCCCAACAATGTGAAATCTCTTCTCCAAATAAATCTCAGTCTGAACTCTATGCATTAGAAAGCAGAGCTGAGCAGCAAGAAAAGGATTTTGTCGGGAAAAGTTGTGGCCTACTtcagggagaagaagaagaagaagaaggtgataCTATTGATACTCACAGTTTTTGTTTCCCATATGAAATGATGGAATCTGTCCCAATAATAAAGAGTGATGGAGCAGAGCTCCAGAACAGGGAAGAAAGACAGCTGGATGGTGAATTTAACCTGCCTTCACTTGTATTGCCACATGCAGAGGTGTCTACATCATTGAACAG GGAAGATACAGCAGATAGCCATGTGCTGGATCCTGATGTAGTCTTTCCTTCTGAGAATCTAGAGGATGGACACTTCACTGAGACTGCAAAACCTATTAGTTCTCAGGAGAATGAAGCTTGTTTCCCACAACAATTGCATATGGAGCCAAGTGTGTTAGAAGATGAAACTAAAGTGCAGGAGAGGGTTCTCTCTAGGAATAGTGCTGACTTTCttcagaaagaaggagaagacagTCTTTCTGATAAACATGCTTCTGGTTTGCTACCTGAAACCTTGAAGTGCCAATATACCCCTACATCTAATGGAAAAAATGGTTCTCTTCTAGATGATGAGACTTTGGCCATGAATATATTAGATGATTTTGGTCATGAGATAAGTGTGCCTTGTGATGCTGTGCATGTATCATTTGGCACTCCAACTCTGGATGAGCCAATGTACAACACAGTGTGTCATCTGCAGGAAACCCATGGGCCTCTGGAAAGTAGGGCAAGAAATGGAGGCCTTGGAAATGTTCCATTAGAAAATTTGTCGAGTGACTTGCCAGCCTTCTTGTATGAGGAAAGGAGCAGCAACTCTCCTGTTTCTATGGGACTGTTATCTCCTTGTGACGACCTTGCAGTTGTGGAGGGAAAGACCACTGATGTGACAGACTCTCTTTGCTGTGACTTGAAGGATTTGGGTATCAGAAGTGGAGAAGTATGTTCAGCTacacctgagctgacacaactctCGTTAAATGAGGAAGATCATGGTCAATTCCTGAACCAGACGAATAATACTTCTGCAAGCAATCAAATTGACCTCCTCTTGAAGGGGGAGTCTCCAACTGGCTGTCAGAGAAACTTGCTTGCTAGCAAACATTCAGGCCTCTCTAGTTTAGATGTCGCTAGAAACTGTTCTTCGGGGTCTGGAGAGAGCACGGGCCGCCACCTAGAAATACATTCTCCAGGCAATGAGGAACGGTCCCAAGAAGAATTTATGGCATTAAAACAAGTAACATCTACTCCTGTGAAAGTGCTATCTCCAGGAATAAGTTTGAACAATGAGATCCACGAAGGAAGCTATTCAGGCAACTGCTACCACAGAGATGGTTCCAGGCTCA GCATACTTTTTGAAGTGAAGCGTGTAGAATTACAAGACCCTGCTGCTCTTTTTTGTATTTGGGTTATGAGAGACCATTTTCAGAGCCAGAAAGAAGCAGCTGCAAAGACTCATTTACTTCTTTCCAGATTGGCCAGTTCCTCTCATACTGTTGTAGATGTCTCTGCTGTCAACCTGGCAGAA CTGATCAAAACAACACCTTTGTTTGAGAATTCACGACGAGTTGAAGAACTGGAAAAACTGAAGGCTTGTGAGGGAGAATATGAAAAAAAGTATGATACACTTGGACTCATCGGCAAAGGAGCCTTTGGATTTGTTTGGACGGCCAAATGCAGAAAAGATCAAAAGGAG GTTGTAGTGAAGTTCATATGGAAAGAGAGAGTATTGGATTATTGCTGGGTAGAGGATCCTGAACTGGGGACAATCACACAGGAGATTTTAATTTTGAGAAAGCTTCAGCACCCCAATATAATTAAG GTACTTGATGTATTTGAGAACCGGCAATTCTTCCAGTTGGTAATGGAGAAGCATGGATCCGGCCTGGATCTCTTCACCTTCATTGATAACCAGCCTAATTTGGATGAACCTTTGGCAAGTTACATATTCAGACAG CTTGTGTCTGCAGTGGCCTATCTACGTTGTCAGAATATCCTTCACAGAGATATCAAGGATGAGAACATCATAATTGCTGAAGATTTCACTATCAAGCTGATAGACTTTGGCTCAGCTGCTTACCTGGAGCCTGGCAAGCTGTTCTACACCTTTTGCGGAACTATTGAGTATTGCTCACCAGAAGTGCTCTCAGGCAATCC ATATCTAGGACCAGAACTGGAGATGTGGTCACTTGGTATCACACTTTATACCATAATTTTTGGAGAAAATCCTTTTTGTGAGCTGGAGGAAACAATGGATCCTGTATTAAGGCCTCCTTACAGTGTGTCAGATG